ATAATCTGTTGTCGTTACCCAAGAGGAATCCACCCACCCGGTCCAGTCCATGGTGACATTTGTTGCATCCGGCCGCCGCTTCACCCAACGGTGGGTGTCGTTCCGTCTCACGGGGCCCGCAACGTCCGCCCTCTGTAGTCGTTGACgatgttgttgttcttgTAGGCGTTGGCAGCATCATGTCCCTTTCATGTACTTGCCACGTACTGTACTATACATGAGATGATGACATGCAATGGAGACTTGCCCACGGAATACTTAGTAACCACCCAACTGCAGTCAGTTACTAGAGGTAGTACCCTGCGCCGAACTTGGGCATGTCGTcccacggcgctgctgcaacTGCTGACAGCACTGGCAGAGCACCCTTTTCGCGTCAGATGACCTcagccacacacacacacacacacacactacCCCTGGCCTCCTCCGTCATTCCCATGCCTATCTCCGGCGCTGTGTCCGGGCCGGCTTCCCTTCTCGGCCGTGCCGTCGTTCCGGCGCTCGGCCTCCGACAACGGACACGGGAGCAGTAGCATCACCAACGGCGTCAACCCGCACCTCAAGGCCCCATCCCGCCCTATGCACCCGCAAGACGCTGCTACAACTGTAATGTACGTACTTACAGTACGTGTTTTAGTACGCACCTATTATACGTTTCTCCATGatttcccctcccctcccctccccagaTCTTGGCCGCGACCGGAGACGACGCCCCGGATTCTTtaggagggggaggggggtcaTCGCCGTTGCTCATGGGCACTcatcccgccatcccgccctcCGCCCCGCGATCGACAGAGTGCAACTTTGACGGTGCCGCTTTCCATGCGAGGCCGCAAatagtactaacgtactgcACGTAGCAGTGATAGTAGTTGGCCAAGCCTGCCTTACGTACCTTTGTACACGACCGTACTCGCGCGTGCCCTGTTCCAGGGACGAACATGTGACGCCCGCTCACCAGCCCATCGCCTATTTTACCGTCTTACGTACAAAGTATTCCGCACCAGGAGAAGAAAAATATAACGAGGGTTGGATGTTGGCCGCTGCTTGTCCACGAGTGGCGCCCGCTTCGGAACCATCCGAGGGGCTTCGGTTCGCCGACTCGGCAAGGGTGCCAGACCACCCCCTTGGCCCTGTCCCCGTCCTACCCGCTGCGCCGGGACACATGATCTGAACGAtgtcgccagccagccaccgcTGCTGGCTCGTGCGCATGTGCGTGCCTGCGGCCAagccaaagaagaagaagtgaCTCAATGTATATGGACAAGGAgccaaagggggggggggattggCCGCGGACGGCCCGCGTCCACGTTTTCCGAGGCTGGATCGTTTGCCTCTCGACTTTTTTTGGCCCCCAAGGGACGGACCCAACAACAACTTCGCCTACGGGTATTGACTACTACTATCATCCACGACATTGCGTACCTAGGCAGCCAAGTATTAGGTAAAAATACCTTGGCTGCTGCAgtttcgccgccgccgccagacgcACCCGCTTCGGAAGTGCTAGGCGTGACTCCGAGGATTTTTTCTGGAACATCGCCCCCGCCCGGAGCGCACTTGGCTTGTTGATGCCTGCTGGGACCGCCTTCAAGTCCAGGGAACCAGAACGCGAGCAGGGGtcttttcttcctttcctTCTCTAGAACGTACTGTACCTACCAACGTGCTACTAGTATACTTTGCATACTAATGGTGCCTCTCCCGGTCCCTGAATTGAGCGGAGGCGCCgtcagcgcggcggccccgcggGTCGCGAGTCAaaacggccggccggcccccctCGGCGGAACGCGCATACCTTCGGcatccagcgccgcgagggAGGCTCGACCTGGGACCTAACAACCGAAACATCGAGCCGCCGTGGATCAAAAAGACTTTTTTTCTCTTACAGTAAGTACGTACTCTCTGTTACTTTGGCCCTTGTTCGCGGAGTCAGGAGCGCAGGGGTTCGTCTGTGGCCGAGGAGGGAACAAAGCAGCCAAGAAGTGATGAGAAACGGGAACGTGGACGGCCTGGCAGACAAGGGGACTCGACTCGGTCCGACACGCCCACCCACGTGGGTATGcatcgagcgccgccgcggcagctgcagcagcggcagcagtcgCGGCTCGGATGGCGGATGTTGAGTAGTGGTATCCTTGCGAAAGCGTAGTTATTCTGTACTCCGAATATACCAAGTTATTGTACATATTAGTCGTGCCTTGCGCCTAAACCGCCTCTTTGCGGTTCTCTCGACGCACGATGCCCCCTGTCGGCGCAGCCACAGATCGTGCCTCACATATTGATCGCCCTGACCctgcatgtgtgtgtgtgtgtgtgtgtgtgtgcgtgtacCTTGCAATCAATCGGCCGGTTGTCAGAGGCGGCTGTGAAACACGCAAGGTCAAAAACCCTCATCTAGCCATCCATtcaccatccatccacccatccatccacccatccatccatccatcatccgcGCTTCCGCACTTCCGTCGGGCGGGCCAGGGCACGCaaacagcagcaccggcagaTTACCGTACAGACCGCCGAAGGCTACGAGCGTGGGCCGCCCTGCAAGGAACTGCATGCGCGCACACcagcacaccaccaccatgatgaTCCTTGGATCCCTCCCGCCCGATCGATcgacagagagagggagggagggaccAGACGACCGCCCGACCATTTCCCACGACAGGGTGCACCCTGGTACATAGTGGTAACAAGCGCGGTATACCTACGTAGTAGGTATTCCTGCTAGTAACTGGCAGTGACGCCTCCGCGACAACACTGCCACTGTACGAGGCAccgaccgcgcgcgcgccttgaTACCAGACGACAGGTATAGTACTTTGTACGCGCTACAGTATACAGGACGACTGCGGCATGGAGACTGTCGAACAAGCGACCGACAAGCGCGGGAGCACGTATGCGGCGGCACGCATCGTCTGATCCGGGACCCGTTGCGCAGGCCGTGCAGAAATACATCAACCAGAAAGCCAACACGGGgtgggaagaagggggggccgCCACTCCCGCGCTGCCATCACGCCACCAACATCACAGCTgacgcgggcgctgctgcttcgtaCAGTGTGTACGTACTACGCAAGTACTGAACATGCCACTGCTCCActgccgccccccgccgccgccgccgcgggaaACGACAGCCTGGGAACGGGCTGCTGCtaatgccgccgccgaccaaAAGAGGGGAGTAAACGGAGCCCGGCGGGAGGCGATAGCCACTCATGGACGCCAACGGTGGCATTCCAAGTCGCCCGTCCAGAAAATGGCGGTCCGTCGAAATTTTTTGAATTTTTTTTGGCTGGTTTTGTCCTTGCTCGGACTCCTCCCGCGCGCCTTACTCGTAGCAGAGTCAATTGTCCCGTCCTGGTGGGCCCCGCCGAGTGGTGCTGCGAGCGGCCGGGGgatgcgcgccgccaagtGGGGCCGGAGCCCCCGAAGCCCGGGACAGCGACTCCGTGGACGGGGTCCTACCGGCCTTGTCTCGTCGGGGGCACGTACTTGCACAATAGCTGCAGTGCAGTCGGCATTGTCATCATGGGtacggaggaggaaggggagcaTGACCATGCGGGGACGTGGggggcctcgtcgaggtggcattcgatggtggtggtgatggtgatgagggtAAGAGGGGGATCACGCGCATCGCATGGAGATTTGCGCAGACGAAAATGAACCAAACGTACGTATGAGATCGCATCCTAAAAAAGAAGTCTCTGACTCTGACAAGGGAAAATATCTGCTGCATGAGCCCACTCGCTCTGATATTGTCCATCTCCGTCGTATTACCCCCAATTTTCGGCCCCGATGCGATGCCGACTGCAACGGTGACAGACAATCGAATCCATCTGTACTGCCCTTATTCTGCACCATTTCCATGCAGTCATCACCATCTGGTTAGGTGATTAGTTCGTTTGCCGCCAACCCCAGGGCTGGACGCGGTTCGCAAGCCCTATACTGACCGTCTGGTGTCAAGTACGAGCTGAGCTCCCGCTTCGACTTTCATCAAGGTTGTCTTGACCTTTTTCAACGAGATATAATAGTCAGCTTACATACCATCACCTACGGACGGCTAGCGAGGAGAAATTTGTCGACTCGAGTCCCATTGCGGCCGATAAGTCCCTCCGCCATCGGTCGACCGTGTCTAATGCTCTCGTCATGACATTGAGCGAACTTGCCATATACTTTTTGGACTCTCCATTTAGAATATCAACCGTTTGTCCATACAAGACGCGAGACTCTCATCTTCATGCTAGACTGTGGCCCCTCGACTCGGCCGACGCACGAGCCAGACTGCATATTGAAAGGGAGCGCTGATACTGGCCGCCCTTTAGATGCCAGTGCCAGTGCCATTGGCCTCGGACTGAGCCCTTAGCGTACTTCGAAATTGCAAGCCTTTTCATTGCCTCCTCATTCAATCGGCAaatggcggcggtcgagacAAAAGAAGCGGGCGGTGACGTGGGCGGAGGCCACCACCTgccctgggcctgggcggacggcggctcATTGAAGACTttcgacgagcagcgcgctATTCATCCAATTGGATCGCTGCCGAGGAAATTGGCATTACGAATCAAATGACTGACTTTCCTCTGCTTGAGAAGTTGCACACCACGCACCTTCCTTCAATTCCCTTCGCAGCATAGAAGTGGCAGGTGCGGGGCAAAGCCACCTCCGCATTCCACGCCGGACATTGCCGGCGCAACAACTTCACTCCTCCCTTATCGACGCATCAatcgacggcgcgcagcatCATTAAATTGAACCGCTGCAGTCGAGTTGACCCCCGCACGAGCCTCGTGCGTAACGTTACCGCTTTGTTTAACCGCCTTCCCCCACGCCGAGTCGTCGAGGTGAGATGATCGGCGTGTGGGGTAGCTGCAGGTAGGTAGAGAGCTATATCAAAACAACGCGGAGACCCCTGGACCTCGACCTGGAGAGCTTCTCATACCTCGTCGGGTCGTTGATTCATATCCCGCGACGCAACGATGCACGTGCGCAACACCCTCGTGGctctcgccgcgctcgccctcggcccgGCCGACGCGCTCTGGCCCAtccccaaggcggccaagacgggcgacaAGGTCCTCTTCATCGACCAGACGGTCAAGGTGTCGTACAATGGCCAGCAGGTGCGTCAGACTCGGAAACTCGCTCCAGGAGTCCACAGTGGCACTGACGTCTCGTTCATGTAGATCAGCTACACCGCTGGCTACGAACCGCCCGCCGGTCCCAGATTCAACAGCAGGGACATGGTCCAGGGCGGCGTCTCGCGGACCTTTGACGCCATCTTTCAGCACGGCTTCGTCCCATGGATGCTCCGCGGGCGAGACGAAAAATACGAGCCAGACCTGCAcagcgcgccctcgagacgCCTCAGGACGCTCGACATCACACAGACGGGCAACGACAGCACGCACACGTTCAAGCCGCTCgcgggccagctcgacgagtcGTACACGCTCAACGTGACGGCCGATGGGCGGGCCTCGATCCGCGCCGTCTCATCCATTGGCGTCCTTCGCGCCCTCGAGACCTTCTCGCAGCTCTTCTGGAAGCAcagcgccggcaccgcctgGTACACGGCCCTGGCCCCTGTCTCCGTCGCGGACACGCCCAAATTCCCCCATCGCGGCATCCTGCTCGACGTCAGCCGCCACTGGttccccgtcgacgacatcagGCGCACCATCGATGGCCTCGCCATGAACAAGATGAACGTCCTACACCTGCACATCACCGATACCCAGTCGTGGCCGCTCGAGATTCCGGCCCTGCCACGCCtcaccgaggccggcgcccacGCTCCCGGCCTGACCTACTCGCCCAAGGACATCGCCGGCCTGTACGAGTACGCCATCCACCGCGGCGTGCAAATCATCATGGAGATTGACATGCCCGGCCATAtcggcatcgaggacgcCTACCCCGGCAAGTCGGTCGCGTTCAACGCCAAGCCCTACGAGTGGTACTGCTCGCAGCCCCCCTGCGGTTCCTTCAAGCTCAACAGCTCCGACACGTtcgagttcctcgacgcgctcTTCGCCGACCTGCTACCGCGTGTCTCCCCCTACGCTGCCTACTTTcacaccggcggcgacgaatACAAAGCCAACAACTCGCTGCTCGACCCAGGCCTGCGCACCAACGACCTCACCGTGCTGCAGCCGCTGCTCCAAAAGTTCCTCGACTTTGCCCACGGAAAAGTTCGTGcccacggcctcgcccccTTTGTCTGGGAGGAGATGGTGCTGCAGTGGAATGCGACCGTCGGCAATGACGTGGTGATTCAGTCGTGGCTCGGCTCCGGTGCCATCAAGAAGCtcaccgacgccggccaCAAGGTCAtcgacagcagcaacgagTTCCTCTACCTCGactgcggccgcggcgagtTTATCGATTACGAGACGGGACCGGCCTTCCAAAAGGCGTACCCTTTCAACGACTGGTGCAACCCGACCAAGAACTGGCGCGTCGTCTACACGCATGACCCGCTCGTCGGCCTGTccaaggcgtcggcggcgcgcgtcatcggcggcgaggcgcccgTGTGGACCGAGACCATCGACCCGGCCAGCGTCGACACCATCATCtggccccgcggcgccgccgccggcgaggcctgGTGGTCGGGCTACCAGGACCCAGACACGGGCCGCAACAGGTCCATGTATGACGTCCGCATCCGCCTTTcggagcagcgcgagcgcatGCTGGCCCGCGGGGTCAAGGCCACGGCCATTACGCAGTTGTGGTGCAaccaggcggccaaggaTGACTGTGCGGGCACGCAGTAGTCACGTAGAAGGTCGCCCAGTAAGGGATTATGAGCACGACATGCG
Above is a genomic segment from Purpureocillium takamizusanense chromosome 2, complete sequence containing:
- the NAG2_1 gene encoding Beta-N-acetylhexosaminidase (CAZy:GH20~SECRETED:SignalP(1-20~SECRETED:cutsite=ADA-LW~SECRETED:prob=0.9541)~EggNog:ENOG503NUJ9~COG:G); this encodes MHVRNTLVALAALALGPADALWPIPKAAKTGDKVLFIDQTVKVSYNGQQISYTAGYEPPAGPRFNSRDMVQGGVSRTFDAIFQHGFVPWMLRGRDEKYEPDLHSAPSRRLRTLDITQTGNDSTHTFKPLAGQLDESYTLNVTADGRASIRAVSSIGVLRALETFSQLFWKHSAGTAWYTALAPVSVADTPKFPHRGILLDVSRHWFPVDDIRRTIDGLAMNKMNVLHLHITDTQSWPLEIPALPRLTEAGAHAPGLTYSPKDIAGLYEYAIHRGVQIIMEIDMPGHIGIEDAYPGKSVAFNAKPYEWYCSQPPCGSFKLNSSDTFEFLDALFADLLPRVSPYAAYFHTGGDEYKANNSLLDPGLRTNDLTVLQPLLQKFLDFAHGKVRAHGLAPFVWEEMVLQWNATVGNDVVIQSWLGSGAIKKLTDAGHKVIDSSNEFLYLDCGRGEFIDYETGPAFQKAYPFNDWCNPTKNWRVVYTHDPLVGLSKASAARVIGGEAPVWTETIDPASVDTIIWPRGAAAGEAWWSGYQDPDTGRNRSMYDVRIRLSEQRERMLARGVKATAITQLWCNQAAKDDCAGTQ